The sequence tccaccataatttacaaataaatgattttaaattcctacaatgtgaattcctggatttttttttacattctgtctctcacagttgaagtgtacctatgatgaaaattacagacctctgtcatcattttaagtgggagaacttgcacaatcgctggctgactaaatactttttttgccccactgtatacgctgttatagtatatatatatatatatatatatatatatatatatatatatatatatatatatatatatatatatatatatatatatatatgttctcattctgttttgcacactcttggagtcaacatgtgcgtagtcatgtacatagtgtcgtGTGCATAGCGTATATtaaccccccacacacacattttttgtatatatatgtacatcattgATCCATTGTTCAACATATTACCCCAGAGGAGACAAGCggtaaaagatggatggatggaagtacttTACaggtaatatatattttattattgacgGTATccaatgtgatgaatatttaatgacccacaatggaaacaagccttttggctttttgttccacccatttgcctttttaaagcattacatggattcaattctttaagatgtcaataaacttctcaatcaatcttccagaagtggtccagaagatgtttcagacgtgaaccagtaaatatcaactaagagggatttatgtgtagtcaaaagcaaaggtatgttagtgaagtgaattatatttatatagcagttttctctactgactcaaagcgctttacatagtgaaacccaatatctaagttacatttaaaccagtgtgggtggcactgcgagcaggtgggtaaagtgtcttgcccaaggacacaacggcagtgactaggatgacggaagcaggaatcgaacctgcaaccctcaagttgctgacatggccactctaccaaccgagctatgccgccccatgaacacatgtaaaattcatctgtttcattgtttacaagtaaaaaataaaataattaacacttctttaatttgtgagtgtgaaggttgtctgtctatctgtgttggccctgcgatgaggtggcgacttgtccagggtgtaccccgccttccgcccgattgtagctgggataggcgccagcgccccccgcatccccaaaagggaatacgcggtagaaaatggatggatggatggacttctttattttaaaaacctATCACACACAGAAAAACAAGTTTAATTTTGTATGGTTTATTATCTTATTGTCAGTCAATTTTTTCTGGTGTCTATATATTagtacacaatgttgaatattaatGGATGTacttgagaaaaaaaacaaaaactaatccTAAACATCTAATCATCGCCGTACAGAATGATTAATaagattgttacacacacactaacaatGTCCCAGATGCTATATGTTCTAATGTTAAAGTCAGTATGTTAATTTTACTAACAATAAAGGTCTAACAAAACAAACAACGCACCTCAACAGTAGTTCACCTGTTTGCTTACGTGTCTTTTCGAATGATGACAGATTCAACAGCTGAAAGTCGTTTCTCCCGTGTGCATCCGCATGTGCACATTAAAATGCTCTCGCCGTACAAACTTTTTATCACAGATCAAACAAGGAAACGGCTTTTCTCCGCtgtgtattttcatgtgctgCGTTAGCACCTTCTTTTGCCGGAAATCTCGACCGCATTCCgggcaggaaaaaggtttttctccactgtgcgttctcatgtgttctttcaaacaGTTATTTTGCCCGAAACTTTTACCGCATTCCGAGCAGGAATAGGGTTTCTCGCCGGCGTGCACTCGCATGTGAGTTTTCAAATGCTGCTTCTGAATAAAATCTTCCCCGCAGATTGAACAGGTAAAAGGTTGCCCTTCGTTGTGTATTCTGATGTGTTCCACCAGGTTCGACCGGCCATAGAAGCTTTTGTTGCAGTGTGGACAAGTGAAAGCtttctcaccagtgtgtgttcttgcGTGTTTGACAAGCGCTGATTGGCTGTAGTAGCTTTTGTTGCAGTCGGAACAGGAAAATGGTTTTTCgccggtgtgcgttctcatgtgtgcttttaaaTTTTGACTCTGTACCATACCTATACCGCAGATAGAACAGGTAAAAGGCTTTTGGCCCGTGTGCGTTCTCGTGTGTTGTGCAAGCGCTGATCGGTCGGAAAATATTTTTTGGCAGATTGAGCAAGGGTATGGTTTTTCGCCGGTGTGCGTCCGGGTGTGTCTTTTTAAATCTTGACTCTGCGCGAAAcatttaccgcagattgaacaggtGAAAGGTTTTTCCCCGGTGTGTAATCTTATGTGTTTTTTCAAACACTGTCCCCGTGTAAAGCGTTTGCCGCAGACTAAACACTCATAAGGTTTTTCACcgctgtgtgttctcatgtgcactttaaGATAACAACGGTAattaaaggttttgtcacagagAGGACATGGAAAGCATGTGTTCTCAGCGTGagatgtcttatcatctttagagtcttcatcatcagagtcaggagagtgtgacgttgtgtcctcactatctgatagtggagctaagcgcttgtctgcttgtgatcctccacagtggtctccatcagcttctgttgagctgctgcttgtaGGCCCCGCCTCTCTCTTCGACTcactctcacctttgacctcatcatcttcactcttcacaatgaCAGTCAATGGCAACTCTTCCATCCATTCAAGCTGCTCTCCCCCCTGACTGATGCTgcgctcttcctcttcctctttaataaaAGGGAGCTGTGGCTCACAATGTTCCATCCTGGAGGCCCGCTCCTGCTGCTCAGGGAGAAGATGTTCCCCACGGACGTCTGCGGGAGACAAGGAGATAAAGACAAGCTTTAGAAAAGACCTGGCTTGCCCAGTCACATGACATATTGTCAAGCACCAGCAAAtgtcatacaaaccctgtttccatatgagttgggaaattgtgttagatgtaaatataaacagaatacaatgatttgcaaatccttttcaacccatattcagttgaatatgctacaaagacaacatatttgatgttcaaactgataataattaactttagaatttgatgccagcaacacgtgacaaagaagttgggaaatgtgccaataaacactgttaaagttgaggaatgctcatcaagcacttattgggaacatcccacaggtgtgcaggctaattgggaacaggtgggtgccatgattgggcataaaaacagcttcccaaaaaatgctcagttgttcacaagaaaggatggggcgaggtacacccctttgtccacaactgcgtgagcaaatagtcaaacagtttaagaacaacgtttctcaaagtgcaatggcaagaaatttagggatttcaacatctacgctccataatatcatcaaaaggttcagagaatctggagaaatcactccaacattgaatgaatgtgaccttccatccctcaaacggcactgtatcaaaaaccgacatcaatctctaaaggatatcaccacatgggttcaggaatacttcagaaaaccactgtcactaaatacagtttgtcgctacatctgtaagtgcaagttaaagctctactatgcaaagtgaaagccatttatcaacaacatccagaaacgccgtcggcttctctgggcccgagatcatctaaaatggaatgatgcaaagtggaaaagtgttctgtggtctgacgagtccacatttcaaattgtttttggaaatatttgacatcgtgtcatccggaccaaaggggaaacgaaccatccagactgttatcgatgcaaagttcaaaagccagcatctgtgatggtatgggggtgcattagtgcccaaggcatgggtaacttacacatctgtgaaggcaccattaaaggggaacattatcaccagacctatgtaagcgtcaatatataccttgat comes from Nerophis ophidion isolate RoL-2023_Sa linkage group LG24, RoL_Noph_v1.0, whole genome shotgun sequence and encodes:
- the LOC133542469 gene encoding zinc finger protein OZF-like isoform X1, which encodes MCERTIAEYEEELCPTKEEKERQHQKHRVALHRTDVQQRPHNKEEEGDPQPPHIKEEEEEVWITQAGECLLGQEEADKTKFPLSVVSGKTEEHEDKPPESSQLHHSPNVRGEHLLPEQQERASRMEHCEPQLPFIKEEEEERSISQGGEQLEWMEELPLTVIVKSEDDEVKGESESKREAGPTSSSSTEADGDHCGGSQADKRLAPLSDSEDTTSHSPDSDDEDSKDDKTSHAENTCFPCPLCDKTFNYRCYLKVHMRTHSGEKPYECLVCGKRFTRGQCLKKHIRLHTGEKPFTCSICGKCFAQSQDLKRHTRTHTGEKPYPCSICQKIFSDRSALAQHTRTHTGQKPFTCSICGIGMVQSQNLKAHMRTHTGEKPFSCSDCNKSYYSQSALVKHARTHTGEKAFTCPHCNKSFYGRSNLVEHIRIHNEGQPFTCSICGEDFIQKQHLKTHMRVHAGEKPYSCSECGKSFGQNNCLKEHMRTHSGEKPFSCPECGRDFRQKKVLTQHMKIHSGEKPFPCLICDKKFVRREHFNVHMRMHTGETTFSC
- the LOC133542469 gene encoding zinc finger protein OZF-like isoform X2 — protein: MCERTIAEYEEELCPTKEEKERQHQKHRVALHRTDVRGEHLLPEQQERASRMEHCEPQLPFIKEEEEERSISQGGEQLEWMEELPLTVIVKSEDDEVKGESESKREAGPTSSSSTEADGDHCGGSQADKRLAPLSDSEDTTSHSPDSDDEDSKDDKTSHAENTCFPCPLCDKTFNYRCYLKVHMRTHSGEKPYECLVCGKRFTRGQCLKKHIRLHTGEKPFTCSICGKCFAQSQDLKRHTRTHTGEKPYPCSICQKIFSDRSALAQHTRTHTGQKPFTCSICGIGMVQSQNLKAHMRTHTGEKPFSCSDCNKSYYSQSALVKHARTHTGEKAFTCPHCNKSFYGRSNLVEHIRIHNEGQPFTCSICGEDFIQKQHLKTHMRVHAGEKPYSCSECGKSFGQNNCLKEHMRTHSGEKPFSCPECGRDFRQKKVLTQHMKIHSGEKPFPCLICDKKFVRREHFNVHMRMHTGETTFSC